The sequence CTGTCAAACACAGTGGTAACTTTAATAAAAattaacggtccgcgagttataaccccaaaggtgtcacatccatgcacaaaaactccaccaaaacaaaatgttcacaaaaaccccatttaacataaactgtctacATTACCCTTCTattatttaaatcaccccaacaaaaacaaaaatcaacccaacctttaaatttcattatattatcaccacgaacaacaacccaccaccagcaacaccaccaccgcccgtcgtcgccgccgccaccgaccaccttcgccggatccaccgaccaccaccgcgccaccaccagaaaaatgatgaaaccaaaagttggtttcaccaaaataagatgaaaccaaattttggtttcatcataaaagaaaggagaaagaagaagaagaaaaaatgaaacacaataagatgaaaccttccaccaccgtcaactgcaccgcccccatcgccaccacaaccataatcaccacaaccaccactaccattacctccttaactaagactactttcaacaaaaaacaatccacaataagatgaaacccaccaccaccgtcaactgcaccacccccatcgctgccacaaccaccagcaccacaaccaccactaccattaccccctcaactacaaccagtttcaacaaaaaataatccacctgtatgccaccatcaaaaattggcttcacagatattaatattcaacaaaatgaaaaaaatacgatgaaacctaattaggtttcatcaacttcagccaattcattacacttttaacaatgcagacatacacctctttaattgtaacccataccagtcctttatgcaacacctgaagctcaactacaactctcattgcattagcaccacccttactcagttaatccattctttatcacttccataacttcagttaaggccaccactaccaacaaaacttcttcatcaatacctggagtaccagtaccagaccctgctatacacattctcccaattcatacacacatataatcaaaaccaccattgtacatacaaccgaaaccacatattgtcatttcaccaacataacttcaatgatgaaaccaaacatgccgtcttccaagtcagaccgaataaactagacaaaaatcaggtgataccaaaatttggtttcatcataaacttaattttcatcattaaaatctttggtttcatgacagaaaataggcaagtttatgatgaaaccaaatttggtttcatcattagtttactgttttcaccaaccaaaactgtcagaatttgatgaaaccaattttggtttcatcataaatctgtcatttcccaatacaatattgatttcgactttgaagatgtatcatcatttgctggtgatgaaaacatcataaggtggtggtggtgattttagaggattgaacgaggaggcggaggtgatgttggaagcggatctgcaggtactggtgttgattgtagatgaggtgttgttggtggccgatttgaaggtattggtggtggttttagatgataaaaggaggaggtagaagtagtgttggtggcggatctgatgtactggtgggaaaaacaaatataacaggaggcggtgttgttgatggaaaatctgtagacggagaagaagaaggtgatgatggtgttaatggaggagaaggaggtgatgatggtgttaatggaggagacggaggttctgttggtggcggatctggacacatcggttggtttgatggtggcggagctactgttggtgatagatctgaatagaaatagaagaaaaagagacgaaggtgttgctgctggtggtgacggaggtgttgttgttggtggtgacggaggtattgcgatggtgttcatggagagatatttgttgctgctggtgttaatggtggtgggAAGATGAAGACCgcataaatagaaaaaagaaaggagagaagaagaagaagacaaggtaaaaagggtatgtttggctttttttaaagtaataaaaactaaatttgcacattattatttgacctggaatttttgtgtcactttttaattaaatggttttcatttattaaaaataatatggctggattttttgtaccacatgtttggtcaccttggttttaTTTGACTAGTTTTGAAAAAATAAACTTGTTTCAGCCACAGGCCCACAGTCGTTATATTAGGGGGTATTTTTGTAAATAACCAGTACTCCCTATTGGAGTATAAGAACTACTGTTGGAGCAACTAGTTTCTGTAGGCCCGGTTTCAGGCTATAATCTACCATTCTCTCTTCAGTTCTTATCTTGTTCACAGACCAAGATCCCCTTCTTCTTCCACAGATAATATCTCTTTCATCGTTTTTCATCATCACAATCCCTAAATCATAAAGCCTTTTGTTTTATCAACAGTTCAATATTGACAAAgtctattatttttttttctcatccTCAAATTCAACAAAGCCTCGAAGAACCCTAGAATAGAAATCCAGTTTTTCTCAATAATTAAGTTCAAAATCTAAGTCAGAAATTGAAGACAAACCTTCATTAAATCTATTCCAGAAGTTCACTGTCACAATTCATAACTTCATTAAAACCCCTATCTCAAATCAGGACGCATGTATTAACAGAAATCAAACATTGTAACCCTGGATCTAGTCTTTTCGCTCCTGAAATCATCAGAGTAATACGAATCTTGTTCTTGTTTGGtaaatttgatatactttttgtattATTAACGATTTAATTTCACTTTATTTTCTCTCGTTTTTGTTTTTTGCAGTAAGGTGTTTCCTTTTCTATTTTCACCTATAACTTCTCTGAATGAAGATAGGGGTCTTTATGGATTCAAAGTCTTAAAATCTGAATGGTTTTCATTGCTTCGTTGATGAAGCTATCGAAAGGTATGCCTTCTATTGGACATAAAAAATGCAATATATTATTTTTGTCATGTAAAtttatctgaatttgaatatttggtcaGGAGAATTTTTCTTATGTATCAGATTCTAATGTCGATATTATTCGAGCCATGGATGAGATTGGGGGTACTCATATTGATTGAGTACTCATATTCAGGTACGTATTAGGTATGCTCCGTAGTGGATTCAGCAGAACTTTGTTGGAATACTCATCCCGATAGGTACACTGATTCTTTGAGAAACTGATGTTTTGGTGTTTATCTGTTGTGGGTTTATTGAaagttcttctctttttctttcttggtAGAGAATATGTGGAGGAGGCTAATAAGGCGACTATTAGAATTCATGAATATCTACATGTGAGGTGACCGTTGTCTATTCAGTTATGCTGttttgagtttttgtttgttcTGCATTCAATTCATTGTTGTTCACGGGTCTATTTAGGTAAGTATACAATTTGCATGTGTATTATCAATTATGGAGGAGGATCCTATAAGTAAACAATGACagactcttttcttctttttctacgTGTTCGTTCAAAGTAAATATATATAGTTAGGCGTTGATGATGTATGATGTGCAAGGACAATAACAATCAAGCTTTTTATGCTGGATTTTCCTTACAGTTTCTGAATAAAAATCACTGCCTTTACAATGCAGTATTAAAGTCCAAGGGTTTAGTGAGATGTGTATTATCAAGCGTTTAGTGAGATGATTTCAAAGTTGAGAAGGAATGGAAGATTCATGGGACTCTTAAAACTAGCCAAGaaaatggtgttgttgttgttgattcatCGGGTTGAATAGTTATGGTTTATAGATGTCCAAAATTGTTGGGTTTGTATCCAAACTCGAATTTGCAGGTGGAGAAGCTGTGAGAGGAGCTCAAACCAATCAGGGAAAACAGCATAGCTACTCTTCGTCAAAATTCCTGAAAGAAGAGGACATTTCTTAGTATGAATTTCATGTTCATTTCTTTGAGCATTCTGTTGTAGTTTGAGATTTGGCTAATTATAATTTGTGACCATTCAACCAATTTGGAACTGACACAAGGTGGGATATCATTTCTACTTAAAAATGATATGACTTAGGTGTTGATTATGCTAATCAAATAGAAAATTACTAAGTAGCGCTCATCTTTAGCCGTAACCCAATAGTATATGTCACCTTTAAGAATGGTTGGTTACAAGATTTGTATGACCTGATCTTGGATTGTTCTATGCTAATTAAATGCACTTGTTTTTCATTAATTATGGACCTGATGCTTCCATTTTAGAAAGTGTTATCTTATGTGTAGCTAGCTTGTACAAACAATTGAATATGGTTGCCTTTTGAATTTATGTATGTGTAGTGTACACTGTGTTATTGCTGTTAGTGGAGGAAAATGTTCGCTACCTGTATCCGAGAGACACATGCTagctaatttttattttcattttaaatGAGGTCATGCAGGTAGCCCCGGTGCATATATTTGTGTTTCACTTTGTCATTTTAGATTGGGAACTGGAACTCTTATTCTTTCCATCTTCATAAAAGGGTCTAGGCTACAATAAATAGATGGACCTCATATAGACCCATAGTATGGGTCAGATAAAGAGTACGTAGAAAGTTTTGCATACGGCAGCCAGACATGCAGACTTGAACTTGTATGGAaaggatatttttcttcttttggtctGTTTGACCCTGTCTAGTGCATTTCGATGTTTTAATTGCCACTGCTCTCTTCACTATGAGCTCTATTAAACTAATATGGTGATGTTTTCTAAAGGAGCCTAATTTTTTGGTATTGTCCCTGGTTCCAAAAGAGGAATAATGGCTTGATGCTTACTTTGTGTTTCAATGGAACACATTGCTTTAATGACTTTATTTAGTATTGTTGTCTCTTGTTACATGAACTTGGTAACACTTGCATTTATTTgtttaattaaaataaagaatGTCTTTACATTGTCAAAAAAGACCAAGACATGTTgataatatgaaggaagtaagtCACGACCACcatattcatttttatttattttgtatatgTATATGTCACTTGCCAAAGGTTATGTATGCTATATTTTTTTCACATCAAGTCGTGGAAATATATACAATGAGTTACTGTGTGAAAATATTATGAGCTGTATCTTATTTTAGCAAAAGGGAAATGTAAATCCATGGTCCTGGTGCTAACTGTTGAAGGTCCGGTAAGTAATACTACCACATTTCCTTTTGAgagaaaataaagataatttgATATGTCGCAGGATCAGACTGGCATGCGCTGCCAAAGTTGTTATGAACTTAAGCGTCTTAGTgctatttgtttcatttttttctcctCCATTATAGTTATCCACATGCCGTCGTGCTAATTTCCTTATTGTTTGGGAATTTGGCTATAGCATATCTAGTGTGCAGGAATGGCTTGTGTATCTGTTTGGTTTCATGGATTATACAAATGAAGACCATCCCTTTATTAATAATTAGGTAGAATCTGCttgtacataaaaaaaaaaaaagaaagaaaagaagcaaaACCTAGGTTTGGACGGGAAAGAGCTCCGGTTTTTTCTCCCTTTCTTTTCAGTTTgcgttttcttttgattttgcgtCTTCATGGCGCAAAATCAATCTTTTCCGCCTAATTTAGGCGATCAACCTAAGATTCAATATCACGCTCAAGGTCGTTTCCTTAACAACGCTGATCGATCACAATTCTATAAGCCGAAGGTAGCTGCTAATCCTAACCCTAGTTCTGGTAACACTAGGAAACCTGTTGAAGATGGCAATAAGGATGCGGGTGATGGAAACAGATCCTATGCTCGGAATCATGTTATATCAAAGATTGATGCGGATTCTTTATCACATCCACTGGCTAGAACATCCGTTACCAGGAAACCTGTTGAAGATGGCAATAAGGATGCGGGTGATGGAAACAGATCCTATGCTCGGAATCATGTTATATCAAAGATTGATGCGGATTCTATATCACATCCACTGGCTAGAACATCCACTGGTGAAGTTTTTATTACGATTCCACGTGAAACTCACGCTAGAATCAAGGCTGTTTGGGAGTTTAGCTTAGTTGGTCGTTTAGATTTTAGAACCCTAAAGTTTGAAGCTGTTAAAAGAGAGTTATTGAACCAATGGAAGCTGGGTGGCTCCGTTCAGTTTATTCCATGGGTTAAGGGATATTTTGTTATCAAGTTGGACAATGAAGATGATCGCAAAAGAGTTAGCTATGATGGTCCGTGGAAAATTAATGATCAACAACTTAAACTTCAGCCATGGACGTCAATGTTTGACCCTGAATCAGACAAGGTAACTAGGGTTGCTGTTTGGGTTCGATTTAAAGCTCTTCCATAGGAATATTGGGATGAAGAATCTTTGTTTAGGATGGCTAGAGGACTGGGCAAGCCAGTTGCGGTTGATCTGCGAACCCTAAGCTATGAATATGGTTATTTTGCTGCggttttgattgatattgatttttcaAAGCCTCTTGGTAAGATTATTATTAAtggtgaagatggtgatgatgtttTTGAACAAAAATATGATATCCTAAATCGTCCTAGCTTTTGTGATCATTGCACATCCATTGGTCATATTAATGTTGAATGCCGAGTTAAAAAACGCAAGGATCTCCAAGAACAAGCTGATGCTGAAAAAGACCCGGTGATTAAGAAGCAACTTGAGGATCAGATTGATGATCTTCAAAGTTTTTGGAAGAAGGAACAAATTCCCAAAGAAAATATCCCTAAATCGGCTGGTGATACTGGTCAGGTTCCTCCAAAAACTACGCTTTTGATAATTGATCCAACAAAGAAGGTTCCAATCACTGAGATGTTTGCTGGAACACATAGATATATTAACAGTCAATTGCCAAGTGATGTGGGTGGCCCTGTTCATCATATCAATCCGTCAGCTAGTGTTCCTACAACTCAGAGTAGTGAGTTTTCTgagaagcgcaatgattgtgatgatggcgCTACTTCGATGCGCAATGATGATGCTTCCTCGGTGCGCAATGATGGTGCCTCTCCGCACAATGATGGTGCCATCGTTATGCACAACGATGGTGCTTCAGGTTCTCCTCAAACAATGCCTACTTCCGTGGATGTTGATTTGGTGGATAAGGAAGAATTAGATGCTATTAAAAAATTGGAGGAGTTAAAGGTGAAAAAATTGATTTGGAGAGAGATGTTGAGGTGGCCAGGATTGAACAAGAAATGGCGCAAAGTAGGGTTGATAATCTTAGAAAAAGGGCCCTTGAGAAGAGAAAGCAAGATGAAACCTTTTTGGTTCAAGATAATATTGAAAACCGTGTGGAAAACATAGCTACAGGTTCTCCTCTTGTTTTGGAACCTGTTGACGAGGATGGTTTTAGTCTGGCAACTAAAACATCTAGAAGATCATCACCTGCAAAGTCTATGGATAATCTAGTGTTATCAAACAGTTTTGAAACTGGCACTGAGGGTACTAATAATGAGGTCGAGGAGCCAATTCCCCATGATATTTCACAATCAAGCTCTAATCCTGTTGATGCTGAGGTTTCAAAGATGGAATGGAGTGCTATTATGGATCAGGAGGAGCGTGAGAAGAAAGAGGCTGCTGAAGAATTGAAGCAAGATGCTTTAGCTAAGAAGGCTGGTACTACAAAACCAAAGCAACCAAAAGCTAACTACTGCTAAACCAGCGGAGGGTACTAGCCATGTTGAAACTAGACTTAAGAGCAAATCGAAACAGGGTTCGGCAAGCCTTCCACGTGATAGAGTTAATTAATGCGGGTCTTTTactggaatgctcaaggcttggccaaagatggtgcaagggccaagttgaaGGAGCTCTATCACTTGCACAAACCTGACGTTATTTGTATTGCAGAGCCGAAAGTTTTttgcactacacgttttgttaggTCGTCAATATTGGATGATTTTAGTGAAGATGTTATCACAAATGAGGTTGTTGGTGAAAAGGGTAATATATGGGTCTTGTGGAGAAATTCTTTGGCGAGGCCAGGTATCTTATCTTCTTCTAAGCAAGCTATTACTTTAAATTTTGATGGTGACTGGATTACGGCTGTACATGCTTCTTGTGATCCAGTTGCAAGGAGGACTCTCTGTCAACAATTGGGGTTGGGTTTCGTGTCTGTGCCTTGGCTGGTGCTTGGGGATGTTAATTGTATTCTTCGCTTGGATGAAAAGAAGGGCGGTAGTTCAATTTTAAGTATTTTTATGAATGAATTTCGAAGTTGGACTTCTGATAATGGCCTGGTGGAAGCGGACTCCATTGGTAAAAAATATACTTGGTATAATTGTCAGAGTGGGATCGTCGTATTGTTTCAAGGAATGATAGGGCGGTTGTGAATGATGCATGGAACTACAAATATGAGAATTGGAGGTGCAAAGTTTTGCCTAGAATCTGCTCAGATCATTCCCCTCTTTTTAGGTATGCTTTTGATAGTCCAAGGCCGGCTAGAGCTCCATTTagaattcagaagatgtggttggATCATCCAAGCTTTATGCAATTGGTGCAAGACAATAGGAATTTACCCTTTTAtggtgcgcctccttttgttTTTTCTGGAAAGTTAAAGCGTTTGAAAGAGGTTTTGAAGCATTGGAATAGAACTGTTTTTGGAGATGTTCAATTTCGTTTGAAGCAAGCTGAACTTAGACTTAAATCTGAGAATGATCTTCTTGATTTAGATCTGACAGATGAATTTCAATTCACTAAGGTGGCGGATGCTCAGAAGGAGGTTGATGAAGTGCGAACTGATTTTGCAGTAATGCTCAAGTTGAAATCGAGAGTTACATGATTGGAGGATGGTGATCAAAACACTCGGTTTTTCCATAATAACATTCGTATGAGGAGGAGGAAAAATACAATATCCGAACTTAGGATTTCATCTAACTCTACTTTGGTTTTGCATGATGAAATTAAAGATTACATTGTCAATCACTATAAGAAGAAATTTAATGGCGGGGCTGTTGATATTGATCCTAAGCTGTTTGACATTTCCCATGAAAGAATCTCTACTTTTGAGTGTTCTTTTATGGATGCTATCCCATCTCTAGAGGAGATTAAAAGAGCTGTTTTTGACTTGGGAGCAGATTCTGCGCCTGGCCCAGATGGTTTCTCAGGTTCTTTCTACAGGCATTGTTGGAATATTATTGCTGATGATCTTCTTAGTACCATTAAAAATTGTTGGTTGATGAGAAAAATTCCAAATGGAATTAATTCAAGCTTTATAGTTCTCATTCCAAAAAATTCTAGGTCTGATGCAATTAAAGATTTTCGGCCTATTGGtttgagtaattttttcttcaaaatcattacaaaatttTTGGCTACCAGGCTTGGTACGGTTTTGAATAGATTGATTTCTGAAGAACAGGTTGCTtttatgaaaggaagaaacattcatgagaatATAGCTCTTGCGTCTGAATTGATTAACGAGATTAGTACGCCACGGAATTTTGGTAATGTTGGCCTGAAACTTGACATTGCTCAAGCTTTTGATAAGGTTAGTTGGGAGTTTATAGctgaagtttttcgtcaatatggtttttctgaaacCTGGTGCTCTTGGATTCATAGTATTCTTAGCTCTGCACGGATTTCTGTGTTGATAAATGGCAGTCCTGAAGGTTTCTTTAGCATCACTAGAGGTTTGcgccaaggtgatcctctttctccCTTGATTTTTGTGCTTATTGAAGATATTTTAAGTCGCAATCTCTCTAAGTTATTTGCTAATCGAAGTATGCATAGCATGGTTAATAAGAAGGGTGTGGCGCCTACACACCttctctttgcggatgatatccTTATTTTCTGCAGAGGTAATTTTCATAGTTTGCAAAATTTGAAGAGTATGCTTAGTGTTTATGCGCAAGCTTCTGGCCAATGCGTAAGCTATGCGAAGAGTAAATTCTATTATGGTGGTGGCACTAACTCTATGGCCATTGCTATTGCGAACTATTTGGGTATGCAAAGAGCTATTTTTCcggataaatatcttggtattCAACTGAAACCTGGCATTGTGCGGCATATTCATGTCAGGCAAGTGGTAGAGAAGATTATGGATAAGTTGGCTGGTTGGAAGGGAAAACTTCTTTCCTTTCAAGCTAGGTTGGTCTTGATTAGATCAGTTATTGCAAGTTATGTTATTCATTCTATGTCTGTTTATAAATGGCCTGCTAATATCATAAGCAGGTGGAGAGGGCCATTAGAAATTTTCTATGGTCAGGCGATGCGGAGAAACGTAAGTATTTTACGGTTTTATATGACAGCCTATGTTGTTCTAGGCGTGAAGGCGGCCTTGGCCTTAAGAAGTTGATAGATGTCAACAAAGCTATGCTTATGAAGCTATGGATCTCTATTCGTGATTCAAATAAAACTTGGGCTAGATTTTTGAGGGCAAAGTACTTCAAATTGAATGGTGTTTTGATTGATTACAAATTGGGTTCCACGGTTTTTCCTGGGATCATATGGGTTTATGATTTTGTGCAACATCACACTAGATCAGTTATAGGTAACGGATCAAATACTTCTTTATTTTTTGACAATTGGTTGGATGATTTTTCGATTGCAAGAAGATTGGGTATTACTTCcaaaggccctaatgattttaaggctaaGGTTAGTGATATCATTGTCGATGGTGCTTGGGTTATTCCACATAACTTGCGAATTTTGCTGGTTCGGcttaatattgatgttgataatctgCCTATTATTGGTGGTGGTGAGGATTATAAGGTCTGGGATCTAGATAGCAAGGGGATTTTCTCAGTGAAGTCTGCAAAGGCTTCCATTCGAGAACTTGCTGAAGTTTTGCCGATTACAACTTTGTTTTCCAGACCGGTTGTGCATCCTACTTTGAGTGCTCAATATTGGAAAGTCTGGGCTAAACAATGTTGTGCTAGTGATGATAATGTTATTAAGAAGACTGGTAGGAGTATGCCTTCGATGTGCCGGTTGTGTAGACATGACTGTGAGACCCTTAGCCATATTACTGGGCATTGCAGATTTGCTAaaagaatttgggcttgggcggcACGTATTTTTAATCTGCAACCAAGAGAAGATTTGGTGGCTTCTTACAAGGCTGCTAAAGGGCGTAGCAGGATGATTAAAGATCTGTGGTTGGTTGCTAATTTAGCAATCTCTACGGAATTATGGAGGCTACGCAACAAAGTTTATTTTGAAGATAAGGAGGTGCGTTGGCTAGGCTTTAAAGGTAGAGTTTATCAAGTAATCCGTGATAACTCAATTCGATTGAAGGGACATATGTACAATAATATGGAGGATTTACGCATCTTGAATTATTTCAAGGTGAAGCATAAATCGTGCAAGGTCTCTTCTCCAATTGAAGTAAGGTGGGATCCCCCTTTTCAAGATGAGATAatgatttgttgtgatggtgcgtcTCTTGGTAATCCATGCCTTGCTGGTGCTGGTGTTACTTTTCGGGATGCAAATGCAGCGGTGTTGGGGGCTTTGAGTGTTGGTCTTGGCTGCAGACCAACTATTTTGCTGAAGTGTGCGCAGTTATTTATGGGGCTATATTGGCTAAGAGGTGGATCATGCGGAAACTTTGCGTGCAgtctgattcgatgagttgcattcaaGCATTCCAGAATGATGCTTTGCCATGGCAACTAAGGCAGAAGTGGAGATTAGCTAGGAATTTTTATTCCAACATTCGTTATATTCATAAGTATAGAGAagttaatttttcagctgatgcttCGGCAAAGCAAGCTTGTTTGCTAGCTGAAGACATTTTTGAGTTTTCTGAGGGGAGTCCAATCTCTATGCTTTATGTGGAATGGCCGGGTGAGGTTTATTTCCGTTTTAATTAGGCTTGTTTAGAAGGTGGCCTCTTGGTTAGCTTATATTTGTCCTAGGACCTGTATAGTTTTTGCTTTTTCTAATCTATTTATTGACCGAGTTAAAAAAAAGGTAGAATCTGCTTGTACATAAAAAACATTTTGATGAGTTCTGATGATAAATCTACTGTAATATACGAAATGTAATTGAAGTTAGTTTATAGGTATATCTCTATGTACGTCTTATCTATCCTACTACCGTTATATTACTAGTTAGTATTAGTAGGAAATATCTTGAGTAATCCTCTCCAATTCAATACTCCTCTCCAATTCAGTTTTCTCTGGAAGTCGAACTATGGGATTGCTGGTGTACTTACATGTAACTTTGACTGGTTAATTAGATTATATAGTTAATATTAACGCCTTTATGACTTGCAGGTCACACAAGATAAAGAATGTACAAGGATAGTGTTGCTGGCCAATGTTAGAGATAGTTAACCGAAGATCAAGGAGCAAGTGTCAGAATTACATTCCCTGGTTAAGAGATCAACTTCTAGGCACTCCCATGACAGTTTTTCATAGGCTCGTACTTGGAGAGCTGAGCACATGGTCGCCTCTCCATGTTATCAGGAAATAAGCAACGATTTCAGAAATGTCGTCGAGGTATATATCTTCTTTACAAATTATCGAACACCAATATTAGCAGATTAAAACTGCATTCTTCTCTGATTGTTGCTTGCAGCACCTACTTGCATTATTTAATAACAAGTCAGGCTTCCACTTCGTTCCCCCTCCCCCTATGAACAATTCAGAGTTTCGGTAGAAGTTTGTTTGCTTTGTCATTTATACTCTGTATGCACAATTTATACTTTTATGGAAGTATATAAGGGTTGGTTGATGTTTTATTCATTCAATATGTTTTGTCTTAATTATCAGTAGGTATAACTGGTCTTATTCTCCTCCGACAACTATTTACCTTACGAACTTGCAGATATATGTAATGGTTGTGGTCTTAAAGCAAAATATGTATGGTCGATAATTGCTTGACATTAGTATTTGTGTTGCTAACTGCAGGAGAGATATTCCTGTAGACTTAGCAGAAGGAGCGCTCCATGCAATTTTGCTTGCAAGCATTCGGCAAGGTACTAAATTGCGTATCAAAGTTAATTTGTTTTCATCTGCATATCTGTGTTTCTTTGTATTTTTATGTGAATTTTTGTGCTTGCAGTAAGCTCATCAATCCACCTTGTGTTTTACATAATGCGTTAGTTATTAATGGGTGTACTG comes from Papaver somniferum cultivar HN1 chromosome 7, ASM357369v1, whole genome shotgun sequence and encodes:
- the LOC113295980 gene encoding uncharacterized protein LOC113295980 → MAQNQSFPPNLGDQPKIQYHAQGRFLNNADRSQFYKPKVAANPNPSSGNTRKPVEDGNKDAGDGNRSYARNHVISKIDADSLSHPLARTSVTRKPVEDGNKDAGDGNRSYARNHVISKIDADSISHPLARTSTGEVFITIPRETHARIKAVWEFSLVGRLDFRTLKFEAVKRELLNQWKLGGSVQFIPWVKGYFVIKLDNEDDRKRVSYDGPWKINDQQLKLQPWTSMFDPESDKVTRVAVWVRFKALP
- the LOC113295981 gene encoding uncharacterized protein LOC113295981, which translates into the protein MRVFYWNAQGLAKDGARAKLKELYHLHKPDVICIAEPKVFCTTRFVRSSILDDFSEDVITNEVVGEKGNIWVLWRNSLARPGILSSSKQAITLNFDGDWITAVHASCDPVARRTLCQQLGLGFVSVPWLVLGDVNCILRLDEKKGGSSILSIFMNEFRSWTSDNGLVEADSIGKKYTWYAFDSPRPARAPFRIQKMWLDHPSFMQLVQDNRNLPFYGAPPFVFSGKLKRLKEVLKHWNRTVFGDVQFRLKQAELRLKSENDLLDLDLTDEFQFTKVADAQKEVDEVRTDFAVMLKLKSRVT